The following coding sequences lie in one Kiritimatiellia bacterium genomic window:
- a CDS encoding DNA topoisomerase IV subunit A, translated as MAKTSDTVKLNTAKYNIVSKKDAAAKITRTAGDIYADIVKKNTRPKMRFPIRSLSNVKYDPRKGHFEILNKTATRTLSYNTVKTFAQSMRLLATTKNDLLDKNDIAGKREIYYNSKSWGECRFNEQPESDSLLDDMEAMLAVNREQLGYIPEERGGEVTGPLTVIDVDPGTRDEIRINCERLGTGAWSIPSQVEHLRFETKAKFVLVIETASLFQRLVHHRYYEKANCILISMSGVPTRACRRFIRRLCDDRRLPVLAFTDGDPYGYCNIYRTLKVGSGQAAHINQFFCVPQVHYLGVTPQDIIDFDLKDATHPLEENDIKRARDALKNDPFIKHHKEWQAALEQMLSMGVRIEQQAFAKHGLNYVLEKYLPVKIKKGAFLP; from the coding sequence ATGGCAAAGACGTCAGACACCGTAAAATTAAACACAGCAAAATACAATATCGTCTCCAAAAAAGACGCCGCCGCTAAAATCACGCGGACGGCCGGCGATATTTACGCGGATATTGTCAAAAAAAACACCCGCCCAAAAATGCGTTTCCCGATCCGCTCCCTGAGCAACGTCAAGTACGACCCGCGCAAGGGCCATTTTGAAATCCTCAACAAAACGGCGACGCGCACGCTCTCCTACAACACGGTCAAAACTTTCGCCCAGTCCATGCGCCTGCTGGCCACCACCAAGAACGACCTGCTGGACAAGAACGACATCGCCGGGAAGCGCGAAATTTATTACAACAGCAAAAGCTGGGGCGAATGCCGGTTCAACGAACAGCCGGAAAGCGACTCGCTGTTGGACGACATGGAAGCCATGCTCGCCGTCAACCGCGAACAACTCGGTTATATTCCCGAGGAGCGCGGCGGCGAAGTTACCGGTCCGCTCACGGTCATTGATGTTGATCCCGGCACGCGGGACGAAATCAGGATCAACTGCGAACGGCTCGGCACCGGCGCATGGAGCATTCCCTCCCAGGTTGAGCACCTGCGTTTTGAGACAAAGGCGAAATTCGTGCTGGTAATTGAGACTGCCTCGCTCTTTCAACGTCTGGTGCACCACCGCTACTATGAAAAGGCGAACTGCATCCTGATTTCAATGAGCGGAGTTCCGACCCGCGCCTGCCGCCGGTTCATCCGCCGCCTCTGCGACGACCGCCGCCTGCCGGTGCTGGCATTCACCGACGGCGACCCGTACGGCTACTGCAACATCTACCGGACGCTCAAGGTCGGCTCGGGCCAGGCCGCGCACATCAACCAGTTCTTCTGCGTGCCGCAGGTCCACTATCTCGGCGTCACCCCGCAGGACATCATTGACTTTGACCTCAAGGACGCCACCCACCCGCTGGAGGAAAACGACATTAAACGCGCCAGGGACGCGCTGAAAAACGATCCCTTCATTAAACACCACAAGGAATGGCAGGCCGCGCTGGAGCAGATGCTTTCCATGGGCGTGCGCATTGAGCAGCAGGCCTTTGCCAAACACGGCCTCAATTACGTGCTGGAAAAATATTTGCCTGTAAAAATCAAAAAAGGCGCCTTTTTGCCGTAG
- a CDS encoding DNA topoisomerase VI subunit B has translation MRKKTFRQTAPGKNVKNNAGRQSGRARPPADSGATAESMAASQREISVSEFFLKNRHLLGFDNPRKALLTAVKEAVDNSLDACDEAGILPEIGVEIRQTAAKRFVVSVTDNGPGILRNQIPKIFAKLLYGSKFHRLRMSRGQQGIGISAAGMYGQLTTGKPTVIKSRTKNSKTGHHLEVQIDTRQNKPVILKDQELEWTPEFAGGETGGAATARHGTCVAIEMEAAYARGKLSVDEYLKQCAIVNPHLQLHYRISAAEPGKEKDVPGEKGTAPWTTFARATHKTPVQPFEIKPHPHGVELGMLIQMLKDTPHKSLKAALQHDFSRISDRVAKEICERAGLAPKERPAQIAHRESEALFKAIGETKLMRPPTDCLSPIGEKEIIAGLEKEIKADFYTSVTRSPEVYRGNPFQIEAGIAYAKPDAAQGLGAEEPARVLRFANKVPMLYMGGACAITKAVSAINWKSYHLAQPSGSLPLGPLVIMVHIASVWVPFTSESKEAIAHYPEIIREIVFALQECGRRLAVYLSRRRRQAELERKRNYIELYLPHLALGLKQILEFDDRQEKAVLHKLQKMLERTHLEQ, from the coding sequence ATGAGGAAAAAAACTTTCAGGCAAACCGCGCCCGGCAAAAACGTAAAAAACAATGCCGGCCGCCAATCCGGCCGTGCCCGGCCGCCGGCGGACTCCGGCGCCACCGCCGAAAGCATGGCCGCCAGCCAGCGGGAAATATCGGTCTCCGAATTTTTTCTCAAAAACCGCCACCTGCTGGGTTTTGACAACCCGCGCAAGGCGCTCCTGACCGCCGTCAAGGAAGCGGTTGACAATTCCCTGGACGCCTGCGACGAAGCCGGCATCCTGCCGGAAATCGGCGTTGAAATCCGGCAGACCGCCGCCAAACGTTTCGTGGTATCGGTTACCGACAATGGACCGGGCATCCTGCGCAACCAGATCCCGAAAATATTCGCCAAGCTGCTTTACGGCTCAAAGTTCCACCGCCTGCGCATGTCGCGCGGCCAGCAGGGCATCGGCATCAGCGCCGCCGGAATGTACGGGCAGTTGACCACCGGCAAGCCGACCGTCATAAAGTCCCGGACAAAAAATTCAAAAACCGGCCACCACCTTGAAGTGCAGATTGACACGCGCCAGAACAAGCCGGTCATCCTCAAGGACCAGGAACTGGAATGGACGCCGGAATTCGCCGGCGGCGAAACGGGCGGGGCGGCAACCGCCAGGCACGGCACCTGCGTGGCCATTGAAATGGAGGCGGCCTACGCGCGCGGCAAACTTTCCGTGGATGAATACCTGAAACAATGCGCCATCGTCAACCCCCACCTTCAACTGCATTACCGCATCAGCGCGGCTGAGCCGGGAAAGGAAAAGGACGTTCCCGGGGAAAAAGGGACGGCGCCGTGGACCACCTTTGCGCGGGCCACGCACAAAACCCCGGTCCAGCCCTTTGAAATCAAGCCGCATCCCCACGGCGTTGAGCTGGGCATGCTTATCCAGATGCTGAAAGACACCCCCCATAAATCCCTCAAGGCCGCCCTGCAGCACGATTTCTCGCGGATCAGCGACCGCGTGGCGAAGGAAATCTGCGAGCGGGCCGGATTAGCCCCTAAGGAGCGGCCGGCCCAGATCGCGCACCGCGAAAGCGAGGCGCTCTTCAAGGCCATCGGCGAAACCAAGTTGATGCGGCCGCCGACCGACTGCCTCTCGCCGATCGGCGAAAAGGAAATAATCGCCGGGCTGGAGAAGGAAATCAAGGCCGATTTCTACACGTCCGTCACGCGCAGTCCGGAGGTCTACCGCGGCAATCCCTTCCAGATTGAGGCGGGAATCGCCTACGCCAAGCCGGACGCCGCCCAGGGACTCGGCGCGGAAGAGCCGGCCCGCGTCCTGCGTTTCGCCAACAAGGTTCCGATGCTTTACATGGGCGGCGCCTGCGCCATCACCAAGGCGGTCTCCGCCATCAATTGGAAAAGCTATCACCTCGCCCAGCCTTCCGGCTCTCTGCCGCTGGGACCGCTGGTGATCATGGTCCATATCGCCAGCGTTTGGGTGCCCTTCACCAGCGAAAGCAAGGAGGCCATCGCGCATTACCCGGAAATCATCCGCGAAATAGTTTTTGCCCTTCAGGAATGCGGCCGGCGGCTGGCGGTCTATTTGAGCCGGCGGCGGCGCCAGGCGGAACTGGAGCGCAAGCGGAATTACATTGAGCTCTACCTGCCCCATCTGGCGCTGGGTCTGAAACAAATCCTGGAATTTGACGACCGGCAGGAAAAAGCCGTGTTGCACAAACTGCAAAAGATGCTGGAAAGGACGCATCTGGAACAATAG
- the lpxA gene encoding acyl-ACP--UDP-N-acetylglucosamine O-acyltransferase: MTQIHQTAVVHKNSEIGENVVIGPYAVIDEQTQIADGVKIGPHVVVHKHVSLGGNCVVHAHAVLGDLPQDLVYQDVVSYVRVGAGTTIREGVTIHRGTKAETTTAVGENCYLMANSHLAHNVRLGDNVVLANGALLAGYVEVGERAFISGNCVIHQFVRIGRLAMLGGNSGLSQDVPPFCTAASVHLNALAGINVVGLRRAGISAPDRLIIKRVFAVLFRSGLNVSQAVEKIRREEQSPYAREICDFIAASKRGVCAARISGENGE; this comes from the coding sequence ATGACCCAAATTCATCAGACCGCCGTAGTGCATAAAAACTCCGAAATAGGCGAAAACGTTGTCATCGGCCCTTACGCGGTCATTGACGAGCAGACGCAGATTGCCGACGGGGTTAAAATCGGCCCGCACGTTGTTGTTCATAAACATGTTTCGCTTGGCGGAAACTGCGTCGTGCATGCCCATGCGGTTCTCGGCGACCTGCCCCAGGATCTTGTTTATCAAGACGTTGTGAGTTATGTCCGGGTCGGAGCGGGAACAACCATTCGCGAAGGCGTTACCATCCACCGCGGCACAAAGGCCGAAACGACCACCGCGGTCGGAGAAAATTGTTACCTGATGGCCAACTCGCATCTGGCGCACAATGTGCGGCTTGGCGATAACGTCGTTTTGGCAAACGGAGCCCTTCTGGCCGGTTATGTTGAAGTCGGCGAACGCGCATTCATCAGCGGGAACTGCGTCATTCATCAGTTCGTGCGGATTGGCCGTCTGGCCATGCTGGGGGGCAACAGCGGCCTCAGCCAGGACGTGCCGCCGTTCTGCACCGCGGCCAGCGTGCATTTGAACGCGCTGGCCGGGATCAACGTGGTCGGTCTGCGCCGGGCCGGCATTTCCGCCCCCGACCGCCTGATTATCAAGCGCGTTTTTGCGGTTCTTTTCCGCTCGGGCCTTAATGTTTCCCAGGCGGTTGAGAAAATCCGGCGGGAGGAACAATCTCCGTACGCGCGCGAAATATGCGATTTTATCGCCGCCTCCAAAAGGGGCGTATGCGCCGCCAGGATTTCCGGCGAAAACGGCGAATAG
- a CDS encoding AraC family transcriptional regulator, whose amino-acid sequence MDIILKRVFYYKAPHHKRITPVKIPVKHEYIELLTDGEVYFGEGAGRAAHGCGHMFWHIPGDFSVYDNNPEFPYQCLALLFKTGNTGQRHTARCSYWSDNYEVRKFAFTILRAFLGKTVPHKLLGIYAYSRLRWEALSSHETETDNRLPPALNKALEYIRNNYHAAISVAEVAEYSGVSEAHLFLLFKKHLANSPHAYLNAFRLTESKQLLVKGSGNIKEISYQCGFENVESFYRFFKKHTGQTPGQYKKKASTINF is encoded by the coding sequence ATGGATATTATTCTCAAACGGGTGTTTTATTATAAAGCGCCGCATCATAAGCGCATCACGCCGGTAAAGATTCCGGTAAAGCATGAGTACATTGAACTGCTGACTGACGGGGAAGTGTATTTTGGCGAAGGCGCCGGCCGCGCGGCACACGGATGCGGCCATATGTTCTGGCATATTCCCGGCGACTTCTCGGTCTATGACAACAACCCGGAGTTTCCTTACCAATGCCTGGCGCTGCTTTTCAAAACCGGCAATACCGGGCAGCGGCATACGGCAAGATGTTCATATTGGTCCGACAATTACGAAGTAAGGAAATTCGCCTTCACCATACTCAGGGCTTTTCTCGGAAAAACCGTCCCGCACAAACTGTTGGGCATTTATGCCTATTCCCGCCTCCGGTGGGAGGCCTTGTCCAGCCATGAAACGGAAACGGACAACCGGCTGCCTCCCGCCCTGAACAAAGCCCTGGAATATATCAGAAACAACTATCACGCGGCCATCTCCGTGGCGGAGGTCGCGGAATATTCAGGCGTAAGCGAAGCGCATCTCTTCCTGCTGTTCAAAAAACATCTGGCAAACAGTCCGCACGCTTATTTGAATGCGTTCCGCCTGACCGAAAGCAAGCAGCTGCTGGTAAAGGGGAGCGGCAATATCAAGGAAATCAGTTATCAATGCGGATTTGAAAACGTTGAGAGTTTCTATCGCTTCTTTAAAAAGCACACCGGCCAAACCCCCGGCCAGTACAAAAAGAAAGCTTCAACAATCAATTTTTAG
- a CDS encoding Gfo/Idh/MocA family oxidoreductase codes for MKKSKIGIIGCGMISDTYFKAAQTFEILETVACADQLPARAKAKSELYNLRSMTTAELLAAPGIEIVINLTPPKAHYEITMAALNAGKHCYSEKPLGVSFEEACQITKTANAKGLMVGCAPDTFLGGGQQTARKMLDDGWIGKPIAGTAIVMGRGPEKWPQAPFFYDIGAGPMLDLGPYYITALVNLLGPAASVTAVTCKGTETRRGGPDTVPRTYPVNVTTHLSGMVEFHCGAIITVITSFEVHKHSHWPIELYGSEGTLQVPNPNTFGGPVRIFRNGYHDFECAPLAHIYAENSRSIGAADMVYALQSGRKHRANAELASHVLEIMLAFDESSKLGRKVKMTTTCTRPVPLPLGLEHGMLDE; via the coding sequence ATGAAAAAGTCAAAAATCGGCATTATTGGCTGCGGCATGATCAGCGACACCTATTTCAAGGCTGCGCAGACTTTTGAAATCCTTGAAACGGTTGCCTGCGCCGACCAACTGCCGGCGCGCGCCAAAGCCAAGAGCGAGCTCTATAACCTGCGGAGCATGACCACGGCCGAACTGCTCGCGGCGCCCGGGATTGAGATCGTCATTAACCTGACTCCTCCCAAGGCCCACTATGAAATCACTATGGCCGCGCTCAACGCCGGAAAGCACTGCTATTCGGAAAAGCCGCTGGGCGTCAGTTTTGAAGAGGCATGCCAAATCACTAAAACGGCAAACGCAAAAGGACTCATGGTCGGCTGCGCGCCGGACACCTTTCTCGGCGGCGGACAGCAAACCGCCCGCAAGATGCTTGATGACGGCTGGATTGGCAAACCCATTGCCGGAACCGCCATTGTCATGGGCCGGGGGCCTGAAAAATGGCCGCAGGCGCCTTTCTTCTACGATATTGGCGCCGGACCGATGCTGGACCTGGGGCCCTACTATATCACCGCGCTGGTCAACCTGCTGGGACCGGCGGCAAGCGTTACGGCCGTAACCTGCAAGGGAACTGAAACCCGCCGCGGCGGTCCGGATACGGTTCCCCGCACCTATCCGGTGAACGTTACGACGCACCTGAGCGGCATGGTTGAGTTCCATTGCGGCGCAATCATAACGGTTATCACCAGCTTTGAAGTTCACAAACACAGCCACTGGCCAATTGAGCTTTACGGTTCCGAAGGCACCCTGCAGGTTCCGAATCCAAACACCTTCGGCGGCCCCGTGCGAATCTTTCGCAATGGATATCATGATTTTGAATGCGCGCCGCTTGCGCACATTTACGCTGAAAACTCCCGCAGCATCGGCGCGGCCGACATGGTTTATGCCCTGCAAAGCGGCCGCAAGCACCGCGCAAACGCCGAACTCGCCAGCCATGTTCTGGAAATTATGCTCGCTTTTGACGAATCCAGCAAACTGGGCAGGAAAGTAAAAATGACCACCACCTGCACGCGGCCAGTCCCGCTCCCCCTGGGATTGGAACATGGCATGCTTGACGAGTAA
- a CDS encoding sugar phosphate isomerase/epimerase has protein sequence MLKPLSVQLYSLREAAQKNFVSVLKKVARIGYKGVEPAGFWNLRPGEFKKIIADLGLELYSSHSPWANERNLGEVMEIADILGLDKIVCGYGPDQFKDMDAIKRTAETTNTMQTILAKNNFTLFQHNHAFEFQRLNGRLKYQIYAELCPKVKFEIDSFWSTNLGKEDAVEILKIFAKRTILIHVKDGILKQPRRKFKVTRGILDRKLDLCPLGSGQLDIKALIANLPEQVNSIVVELDYCNMDMFRAIEMSYKYMTQNGLAAGNK, from the coding sequence ATGTTAAAGCCATTGTCGGTTCAATTGTATTCCTTGCGGGAAGCCGCTCAAAAGAATTTTGTTTCCGTGCTCAAAAAAGTCGCCCGAATCGGTTACAAAGGGGTGGAGCCCGCCGGGTTCTGGAACCTGCGCCCCGGGGAATTCAAGAAGATCATCGCCGATCTGGGGCTGGAACTGTATTCCTCCCACTCCCCCTGGGCCAATGAGCGCAATCTCGGCGAAGTGATGGAAATCGCCGACATCCTCGGCCTTGACAAGATTGTCTGCGGCTACGGCCCGGATCAATTCAAGGACATGGACGCGATCAAACGCACCGCCGAGACCACCAACACGATGCAGACCATCCTCGCCAAAAACAATTTTACCCTCTTCCAGCATAATCATGCTTTTGAATTTCAACGCCTGAATGGCAGGCTCAAATACCAGATCTACGCCGAGCTTTGCCCGAAGGTTAAATTTGAAATTGACTCTTTCTGGTCCACCAATTTGGGCAAAGAGGATGCCGTGGAAATACTGAAAATATTTGCGAAGCGCACCATCCTGATCCACGTCAAGGACGGAATCCTGAAACAGCCCCGGCGGAAGTTCAAAGTTACCCGGGGCATCCTGGACCGCAAACTGGACCTGTGTCCGCTCGGCAGCGGCCAGCTGGATATCAAAGCGCTGATCGCCAACCTGCCGGAACAGGTCAACAGCATCGTCGTGGAGCTGGACTACTGCAACATGGATATGTTCCGGGCCATTGAAATGAGCTATAAATACATGACGCAAAACGGACTGGCCGCGGGCAATAAATGA
- a CDS encoding carbohydrate binding domain-containing protein, with translation MTLTRMFLLIAPAAGLMLVGCHLIDAAGRKTGGENQKTDGAPPNFLRNGNFEKTDRLTGKPADWSCHEKMAGSNVIEWGVTPENGRAGRNCLRLSSEREGYHGGIFQKVALEPDMTYKFSAWIKADVATNDGKVVCLYYDGYNEEDGKKQWWGGSLKTLRQSADWQYVEKVIVATSRTPETVNFYPCLFYGATRVWLDDVRLVEEGYAGQPGRSVFQIKAPAADWEIFCDQGERYGVKTRAARVKREQVEGRDCLRLDYRFETAGHDCVMIRAAANAGEKAGLAAVTMYGDGSGHELFLILEDNGGENHYLPITPVYWKGWRTVYRAMDKLYRPPRKHEIHATCWGGDSNQVVDLPLKRITVGMNDWPDEYRGRGRVWLEKAVFLDRSF, from the coding sequence ATGACATTGACGCGCATGTTCTTGTTGATCGCGCCGGCGGCAGGCTTGATGCTGGTTGGATGTCATTTGATTGACGCTGCCGGCCGGAAAACCGGAGGCGAAAATCAAAAAACTGACGGCGCGCCGCCGAATTTCCTGCGGAACGGGAATTTTGAAAAAACAGACCGGCTCACCGGAAAGCCGGCGGACTGGTCTTGTCACGAGAAAATGGCTGGGAGCAATGTTATTGAGTGGGGGGTTACCCCGGAAAATGGCCGCGCGGGGCGGAATTGCCTGCGTTTAAGCTCGGAGAGGGAGGGATATCACGGCGGTATTTTTCAAAAAGTGGCGCTGGAACCCGATATGACTTATAAATTCAGCGCGTGGATCAAGGCGGACGTCGCGACCAATGACGGCAAGGTGGTATGCTTGTATTATGATGGCTATAATGAAGAGGATGGCAAAAAACAATGGTGGGGCGGGTCGTTAAAAACTCTGCGGCAGAGCGCGGACTGGCAATACGTGGAAAAGGTGATTGTTGCGACATCGCGCACGCCGGAAACGGTGAATTTTTATCCGTGCTTGTTTTACGGCGCGACGCGCGTATGGCTGGATGATGTGCGGCTGGTTGAGGAGGGGTATGCCGGCCAGCCGGGGAGGAGCGTATTTCAGATCAAGGCGCCCGCGGCGGACTGGGAGATTTTTTGCGACCAGGGGGAAAGGTATGGGGTTAAAACGCGGGCGGCGCGGGTGAAACGGGAACAGGTGGAAGGCCGGGATTGCCTGCGGCTTGATTATCGCTTTGAGACGGCCGGACATGATTGCGTGATGATACGCGCGGCGGCGAATGCCGGCGAAAAGGCCGGCCTGGCGGCCGTAACAATGTACGGGGACGGATCAGGGCATGAATTGTTTCTTATCCTGGAGGATAACGGCGGAGAGAATCATTATTTGCCGATTACCCCGGTTTATTGGAAAGGCTGGCGGACGGTTTATCGTGCCATGGATAAACTGTATCGGCCGCCCAGGAAGCATGAAATACATGCGACGTGTTGGGGCGGGGACAGCAACCAGGTTGTTGATTTGCCGCTCAAGCGGATTACGGTCGGAATGAACGACTGGCCCGATGAATACCGCGGGCGTGGGCGGGTCTGGCTGGAAAAGGCGGTTTTTTTAGACCGTTCCTTTTAA
- the argF gene encoding ornithine carbamoyltransferase: protein MNASGNEINLKGRSLLKLVDLSDEELLYLIDLAGRLKEMKKRRAHGNSLFRRNIALIFEKPSTRTRSACTVAAVDEGASVEYMDMKDLHLGKKESIKDSARVLGRMFDGIMFRGFSQATMETLAKYAGIPVWNGLTDESHPTQTLADLMTIRECFKGLRGLKVVYVGDGRNNVCLSLMVGCAKTGINFVDCTPRELMPDAAVLAQVSALARAHGCTLEISHDLNAAVRNAQVIYTDVWISMGEEKKFEERHRLLKPYQVSMDLMRKTGKLENGGVIFLHCLPAFHNHETEATRATGALEVTDEVFEAPFSRVFDQAENRLHTIKAIMVATLAGGGI, encoded by the coding sequence ATGAATGCATCCGGCAACGAAATAAACCTCAAGGGGCGCAGTCTTCTGAAACTTGTGGATTTGAGCGATGAGGAGTTGCTTTACCTCATTGACCTGGCCGGCCGCCTCAAGGAAATGAAAAAGCGCCGCGCCCACGGCAATTCCCTTTTCCGCCGGAACATTGCCTTGATTTTTGAAAAACCTTCAACCCGCACCCGTTCGGCCTGCACGGTTGCGGCGGTGGACGAGGGCGCGAGCGTGGAATATATGGACATGAAAGACCTGCATCTGGGTAAAAAGGAATCCATCAAGGATTCGGCGCGCGTGCTCGGCCGGATGTTTGACGGCATAATGTTTCGCGGTTTCAGCCAGGCGACCATGGAGACGCTGGCCAAATACGCCGGCATTCCGGTCTGGAACGGCTTGACCGACGAAAGCCATCCCACCCAGACCCTGGCCGATCTCATGACGATCCGTGAATGTTTTAAAGGTTTGCGCGGCTTGAAGGTGGTTTATGTCGGCGATGGCCGCAACAACGTGTGTCTTTCGCTGATGGTGGGCTGTGCCAAGACCGGCATCAATTTCGTTGACTGCACTCCGCGGGAACTTATGCCCGACGCGGCGGTTCTCGCGCAGGTTTCCGCGCTGGCGCGCGCGCACGGCTGCACGCTTGAAATCAGCCACGATCTCAACGCGGCCGTCCGGAATGCCCAGGTGATTTACACCGATGTCTGGATTTCCATGGGCGAGGAAAAGAAATTTGAGGAGCGCCACCGTCTCCTGAAGCCCTATCAGGTCAGCATGGACCTCATGCGTAAAACCGGCAAATTGGAAAACGGCGGGGTGATTTTCCTGCATTGCCTGCCGGCTTTCCACAACCATGAGACGGAAGCGACCCGCGCGACAGGCGCCCTGGAAGTTACCGACGAGGTCTTTGAAGCGCCATTTTCAAGGGTTTTTGACCAGGCCGAAAACCGCCTGCATACTATCAAGGCCATCATGGTTGCGACATTGGCCGGAGGGGGGATATAA
- the pyrB gene encoding aspartate carbamoyltransferase, with protein sequence MNAPQTVLRELAWGEFQKLDLKQKADCFNLDGQPYHVLVAQQFDRRLLEELGDLATNIRYIAKTKSGMDFLHALLSHKTAMLYFTQPSTRTFLSFHSACQILGMRTVEVRDTATSSEMKGETQEDSVRTFSSFSDAIIMRSAIPGLAEKMAWVLSNTERPVPILNAGSGKDQHPTQALLDIYTLRRSFEKRGGIDRKKIVFVGDLARGRTVRSLAYLLSNYAGVRQYFIAPPQLQIGRDILEILGRAGVDYELDSDFEKYIPEADAVYMTRIQDEWDEKKGQSEKIKAAKFHFTAGHLKKLSAQAVIMHPLPRRGEIAVEVDSDPRAVYWRQVRNGMWIRVALLASIFGCGPAISGFHGG encoded by the coding sequence GTGAATGCCCCGCAAACTGTTCTGAGGGAGTTGGCGTGGGGCGAGTTTCAGAAGCTTGATTTGAAGCAAAAGGCGGACTGTTTCAACCTTGACGGACAGCCTTATCACGTTCTGGTCGCCCAGCAGTTTGACCGGCGGCTTCTTGAGGAACTGGGCGACCTGGCCACCAATATTCGTTATATCGCCAAAACCAAGTCCGGCATGGATTTTCTGCACGCGTTGTTATCCCATAAAACCGCCATGCTTTATTTCACCCAGCCGAGCACCCGCACTTTTCTTTCGTTTCATTCCGCCTGCCAGATTCTGGGCATGCGCACGGTTGAAGTGCGCGATACGGCCACTTCCAGCGAAATGAAGGGCGAAACCCAGGAAGATTCGGTGCGGACTTTCAGTTCTTTTTCCGATGCCATCATCATGCGCAGCGCCATTCCCGGTCTGGCCGAGAAAATGGCCTGGGTTCTTTCCAACACCGAGCGCCCGGTACCGATTCTCAACGCCGGGTCCGGAAAGGACCAGCACCCCACTCAGGCCCTGCTTGATATCTATACCTTGCGTCGCAGTTTTGAAAAAAGAGGCGGCATAGACCGCAAGAAAATAGTTTTTGTGGGCGATCTGGCGCGCGGCCGGACGGTGCGCTCGCTCGCCTATCTCCTCAGCAATTACGCCGGCGTCCGGCAGTATTTTATCGCTCCGCCGCAGCTCCAGATTGGCCGGGACATCCTGGAAATCCTGGGCCGGGCCGGGGTTGATTACGAGCTGGATTCCGATTTTGAAAAGTATATTCCCGAGGCCGACGCGGTCTACATGACGCGCATCCAGGACGAGTGGGATGAGAAAAAAGGCCAGAGCGAGAAAATCAAAGCCGCAAAATTTCATTTCACGGCCGGCCATCTGAAAAAACTGTCGGCGCAGGCGGTTATTATGCATCCCCTCCCGCGCCGCGGGGAAATCGCCGTTGAAGTGGACAGCGATCCGCGCGCCGTCTACTGGCGTCAGGTGCGCAACGGCATGTGGATCAGGGTCGCCCTCCTTGCCAGTATTTTCGGGTGCGGCCCGGCGATCAGCGGTTTTCACGGCGGATAG
- a CDS encoding thioredoxin family protein, translating to MQKILLSIVLAAAFSANLRGADNWLTDFEAAKKTAAERQLPILADFSGSDWCGWCIRLDKEVFSRKEFQEFAKDRLVLFLADFPRNKPQDDAIKKQNAALSKQYGVRGFPTVLLLDAKGKVLARTGYIPGGPGAYVEHLKKLIP from the coding sequence ATGCAAAAAATATTGCTGTCAATCGTCCTGGCCGCGGCGTTTTCCGCCAATCTGCGCGGCGCCGACAACTGGCTGACAGATTTTGAAGCTGCAAAAAAAACGGCCGCCGAAAGACAATTGCCCATCCTGGCCGATTTTTCCGGATCGGACTGGTGCGGCTGGTGCATCCGGCTGGACAAGGAAGTGTTTTCCCGGAAAGAATTCCAGGAATTCGCCAAGGACAGGCTGGTGCTCTTCCTCGCCGATTTCCCGCGCAATAAACCGCAGGACGACGCGATCAAGAAACAGAACGCCGCACTTTCCAAACAATACGGGGTGCGCGGTTTTCCCACGGTGCTTTTGCTGGATGCCAAGGGCAAGGTCCTGGCGCGCACCGGGTATATACCGGGCGGCCCCGGGGCATACGTGGAGCATCTGAAAAAACTAATCCCCTGA